Genomic segment of Campylobacter peloridis LMG 23910:
ATCTATATTTTGCTTTTCTTTTTGATGGACAAATTCAAAATTATCAACTATAACTTGAAAACCAGTTCTTTTATTTTGATTTTCATCTTCATAAACTGAAGTAAAAATCCTTCCTTTGCATAAGAATTTATCTCCTTTTTTTAAGTAATTTGCTAAAGCATTTACCCTATTTGTTCCAAAAACAACCAAAGGAATCCAATCTGTGTGTTTTATTTCCTCATTTGCTTTTTTAGTAATAGTCGTAATTGCTAAACTATTTTTTGCTAAAAGCTCTTTTTTTCCTTGAAATACTTCCCAATCTTTACCAAGAAAACCACATAATACTACTTCATTCATTTTTTCATCTCCTTATTTTAATTTTGGCTTATTTTTTTCATCAAAACACATAAACTTACAACCATTTTTATACTCACTACATCCCCACCAATAAGTCCCTTTTGT
This window contains:
- a CDS encoding single-stranded DNA-binding protein, encoding MNEVVLCGFLGKDWEVFQGKKELLAKNSLAITTITKKANEEIKHTDWIPLVVFGTNRVNALANYLKKGDKFLCKGRIFTSVYEDENQNKRTGFQVIVDNFEFVHQKEKQNIDHQAIKEDNSVENFAQADNTEEEAF